From Bacteroidia bacterium, the proteins below share one genomic window:
- a CDS encoding phosphatase PAP2 family protein codes for MSDRQNYSLIFEPTFLMKPSLKQSISNHFIFYLIGLQVIGWIAFIALGRENIFFLLNRCGGRAVDFVFFLFTLLGEWPLIVFAIIFVWFRYKSQILNICIAFVMNAIISFSLKNYVFTQTPRPAKFFIDTPSSVHFSPYLSVKYWQSFPSGHTFTAFTGLFFIALLVNKPWCYSLCFILALLAGISRIYNGMHFPEDVLAGALIGAINTLLIIQLIPPLSLTSHKKTFYS; via the coding sequence ATGTCTGACAGGCAAAATTATTCGCTTATTTTTGAACCCACATTCCTAATGAAACCGTCTCTTAAGCAATCTATTTCTAACCATTTTATTTTTTATCTTATTGGTTTACAGGTTATTGGATGGATTGCTTTTATAGCTCTTGGTAGAGAAAATATTTTTTTTCTTTTAAATCGTTGCGGAGGCAGAGCGGTTGATTTCGTTTTCTTTCTTTTTACGTTGTTGGGCGAATGGCCCCTGATTGTATTTGCCATTATTTTTGTTTGGTTCAGATATAAATCCCAAATACTCAACATCTGTATTGCATTCGTAATGAATGCTATTATTTCATTCTCACTTAAAAACTATGTTTTCACACAAACTCCTCGCCCTGCAAAGTTTTTTATTGATACTCCATCATCCGTTCATTTTTCACCATATTTGTCTGTGAAATACTGGCAATCTTTCCCTTCAGGACATACGTTTACTGCTTTCACAGGATTATTTTTCATAGCATTATTAGTGAATAAGCCATGGTGCTATTCTTTGTGTTTTATATTGGCATTGCTTGCCGGCATCTCCAGAATTTATAACGGAATGCACTTCCCTGAAGATGTATTGGCAGGTGCTTTAATTGGGGCAATCAATACATTGCTAATAATACAACTTATCCCTCCCTTATCACTTACATCTCATAAAAAAACATTCTATTCTTGA
- a CDS encoding START-like domain-containing protein, whose amino-acid sequence MSERVKLEMEFLINSSPAILFNFISTASGLSQWFADKVSVRGSELMIFSWGNEEVREAKIVKKAFNKFIRFAWSDADSKDEYWEMEICKGELTEDIMLYVTEFVDPDEEEEISNLWSSQIDDLKETLGVN is encoded by the coding sequence ATGAGTGAAAGGGTCAAATTAGAAATGGAGTTTTTGATTAATTCTTCTCCTGCAATCTTGTTTAATTTTATAAGCACTGCATCCGGTCTTTCTCAATGGTTTGCTGATAAGGTTTCAGTCAGAGGATCTGAATTGATGATTTTCTCATGGGGAAATGAAGAGGTTAGAGAAGCTAAAATTGTCAAAAAAGCTTTTAACAAGTTCATTAGATTTGCATGGTCTGATGCAGACAGTAAAGACGAGTATTGGGAAATGGAAATTTGCAAAGGAGAATTGACAGAAGACATCATGTTGTATGTTACTGAATTTGTTGATCCTGATGAGGAAGAAGAAATATCAAATTTATGGTCAAGTCAGATAGATGATTTAAAAGAAACACTCGGAGTTAATTAA
- a CDS encoding LptF/LptG family permease → MFLFLMQFLWKYIDEFVGKGLEWHVFARLLFFAMADLIPFALPLAVLLSSIMTYGNLAETSELVAIKSAGISLRKVLTPSFIVMLLLSLLTFYSSNIIIPKANLEFKTLLWDIREKKPAFNIKEGVFYSQIENFSIKVSKKEKDNQTVRNIIIYEKQPDNPMLNVIRAEWGVMKLSENERALLFTLYNGVRYEEMTGSQNYYRTRPHNTMKFAKQVMAFDLSQLDLKKTEKELYKGNYRFLNVKELTVEIDSMDKEILQSKQQYAKYIKPYFSIYNTQYSKRDSVTALSHNKLIDNFAKVKQEELINTAQDNVRNILSMVESNQTSLSELTNEELKYAVERQKKYTLAAVILVLFFLAAPLGAIIRRGGLGLPMVVSILLFILYYVVDMIGTKIAKEGIVDVWLGTWLSTLVLTPVAIWIYYKASRDAALFEGGIINKLANKLNFRKKVIPS, encoded by the coding sequence ATGTTTCTGTTTCTTATGCAGTTTCTTTGGAAATACATTGATGAGTTTGTTGGAAAGGGACTGGAATGGCATGTATTTGCAAGGCTGCTCTTTTTTGCAATGGCTGATTTAATTCCTTTTGCATTGCCATTAGCGGTATTGCTTTCGTCCATAATGACCTATGGCAACCTTGCCGAAACTTCTGAATTGGTGGCAATTAAATCAGCAGGAATTTCATTGAGAAAAGTCCTGACTCCAAGCTTTATTGTAATGCTTTTACTGTCATTACTCACTTTTTATTCTTCAAATATAATTATACCAAAAGCCAATCTGGAATTTAAAACATTGCTCTGGGATATTCGGGAGAAAAAGCCTGCATTTAATATTAAAGAAGGCGTTTTTTACAGTCAGATTGAGAACTTTTCAATAAAAGTATCCAAGAAAGAGAAAGACAACCAAACCGTGCGCAATATTATCATCTATGAAAAACAACCGGATAACCCCATGCTCAATGTGATTCGTGCTGAATGGGGAGTTATGAAGTTGTCTGAAAACGAACGCGCTTTACTGTTCACTCTGTATAATGGAGTGCGATATGAGGAGATGACCGGTTCGCAAAACTATTATAGAACACGACCTCACAATACGATGAAGTTTGCCAAGCAGGTGATGGCATTTGACTTATCTCAATTGGATTTAAAAAAGACCGAGAAAGAATTATACAAAGGGAATTATAGGTTTTTGAATGTCAAAGAGCTTACTGTGGAAATAGATTCCATGGATAAAGAAATCTTGCAAAGTAAACAGCAGTATGCAAAATATATAAAGCCCTATTTTTCTATCTATAATACGCAATATAGTAAAAGAGATTCTGTTACCGCTTTGAGCCATAATAAGTTGATTGATAATTTTGCAAAGGTGAAACAAGAAGAATTGATTAACACAGCTCAAGATAATGTTAGAAATATATTGAGTATGGTCGAATCCAATCAAACAAGCCTTTCCGAACTTACAAATGAAGAGCTGAAATATGCCGTAGAGAGACAAAAAAAGTACACATTAGCAGCCGTTATTTTAGTGCTGTTTTTCTTAGCAGCACCTCTGGGTGCAATCATTCGTAGAGGTGGATTAGGTTTGCCGATGGTAGTGTCCATCTTGTTATTTATTCTGTATTATGTAGTAGATATGATTGGAACTAAAATTGCAAAAGAGGGAATAGTAGATGTTTGGTTGGGTACATGGCTCTCAACCCTTGTGCTGACACCCGTTGCAATTTGGATTTACTATAAAGCCTCCCGTGATGCAGCATTATTTGAAGGAGGTATTATTAACAAATTAGCGAATAAGCTTAATTTTAGAAAAAAGGTTATCCCGTCTTGA
- a CDS encoding glycosyltransferase family 4 protein translates to MLIIGNRIPLPARDGGALAILQILKLYVKAGFEVDFVTLNTSKHFVTEDIIHSELDFLNSIEKVNIDTQLKLGALLKNLLLSAKSYNLSRFYSKELEDLILRKIQENEYDCIHIESLFAATVLPVLKQNFQRPIYIRVHNIEHQIWQRMAENEQNIFKRKYLKIMAQRLQKEELLLLSLANGLLHISNSDLAFFESQLPAVKHIYLPFVVEENTQIEYPDATPASVGFIGSLEWLPNQHGLDWFLDKVWANVRVAIPDAVLRIAGKNIPDKYRSDEHCGIEVMGEVQYANNFMHQQQVLIVPLFSGSGIRIKTIEAMANGIAVVSTTIGAQGLGVVPGEDILIADTAKDFSKALILLLTNEMLRLKLKKNGESFVQHNHNESKAISVLKSLC, encoded by the coding sequence GTGCTCATCATAGGTAACAGAATTCCTTTGCCTGCCAGAGATGGAGGTGCTTTGGCTATACTGCAAATACTTAAATTGTATGTTAAAGCAGGATTTGAAGTTGATTTTGTAACACTCAATACTTCAAAACATTTTGTTACAGAGGATATCATTCATTCAGAATTGGACTTTCTGAACTCGATTGAGAAAGTGAATATTGATACTCAATTGAAATTGGGAGCTTTACTCAAAAACCTATTACTATCAGCAAAGTCATATAATCTGTCAAGATTTTATTCAAAAGAGCTTGAAGACTTGATTTTGCGTAAGATTCAGGAAAATGAATACGATTGCATACACATAGAGAGCCTATTTGCAGCAACAGTATTACCTGTGCTAAAGCAAAATTTTCAAAGACCGATTTATATTAGAGTGCATAATATTGAGCATCAAATATGGCAGCGAATGGCGGAAAATGAACAGAATATTTTCAAGAGAAAATATTTGAAAATAATGGCGCAGCGTCTTCAAAAAGAAGAGTTGCTATTGTTGTCTCTTGCTAATGGCTTGTTACATATTTCCAACAGTGATTTAGCATTTTTTGAATCGCAACTACCGGCAGTAAAACATATTTATTTGCCTTTTGTTGTTGAAGAAAATACTCAGATTGAATACCCTGATGCTACACCTGCATCGGTAGGTTTTATAGGTTCACTTGAGTGGTTGCCGAATCAACATGGTTTAGATTGGTTTTTGGATAAAGTTTGGGCAAACGTCAGGGTTGCTATTCCTGATGCAGTTTTGAGAATCGCAGGAAAAAACATACCGGATAAATATAGGTCAGATGAGCATTGCGGAATAGAAGTAATGGGAGAGGTGCAGTATGCGAATAATTTCATGCACCAACAACAAGTGCTAATTGTACCCTTGTTTTCAGGAAGTGGAATAAGAATTAAAACCATTGAAGCAATGGCAAACGGAATTGCTGTGGTGAGTACAACAATTGGTGCGCAGGGTTTGGGTGTTGTTCCCGGTGAAGATATTCTCATTGCGGATACAGCTAAAGACTTTTCAAAAGCGTTGATACTATTGCTTACTAATGAAATGTTGCGATTAAAATTGAAAAAAAATGGGGAGTCATTTGTACAACATAATCACAATGAAAGCAAGGCGATTAGTGTGCTAAAGTCCTTATGCTGA
- a CDS encoding GtrA family protein codes for MRDSRKQIVKYIIIGISAVLVDLVVYYGTSFFLESLSIAKALGFITGSFYTFFLNKLWTWKDKRKTGVNQLSKFFAIYGVSLLINVSVNEIFLKLLPYYELFIQINNTTIKDLFNITLQLDKLFAFVFATIMSAIWNFFGQKYWVFKK; via the coding sequence GTGAGAGATTCGCGAAAACAAATAGTTAAATATATCATCATAGGTATCTCTGCGGTGCTTGTTGACTTGGTAGTATATTATGGCACATCTTTCTTTCTCGAATCATTGAGTATTGCAAAAGCATTAGGATTTATTACCGGGTCTTTTTACACCTTTTTTCTTAATAAATTATGGACTTGGAAGGACAAAAGAAAGACCGGTGTAAACCAACTCTCAAAATTCTTTGCTATATATGGCGTGTCATTATTAATTAATGTTTCTGTAAATGAAATTTTTCTAAAGCTACTTCCCTACTACGAGTTGTTTATCCAAATCAACAATACGACAATCAAGGATTTATTTAACATTACACTGCAATTGGACAAGTTGTTTGCATTTGTATTTGCCACAATTATGTCTGCCATTTGGAATTTCTTTGGACAGAAATATTGGGTATTTAAGAAATAA
- a CDS encoding LD-carboxypeptidase, producing MIELPKLNNGDTIGVLAPARKVVEEELQGFKKWCNQHQWKVCFASHLFDSDNQFAGSDGQRISDFNELLSNPEVKAIFCARGGYGSARIIDHVNWDLLKKYPKWICGYSDITAIHQHLLNQYKCPSLHCLMPLSFVQYNDPLFHESASLTAHFLKTSELTYSLPQGQDVHDIESAQITGGNLSVLYSLMGSKSLSHNTGRIVFIEDLDEYLYHIDRMFNSLQRSGFFEGVKLIISGGLTDMHDNTVPFGKTAEEICAYYANKLNIPYLSNFPVGHIAMNFPIPIGWFASIKNNKITFAIR from the coding sequence ATGATTGAACTACCTAAATTAAACAACGGAGACACGATTGGTGTTCTTGCACCTGCACGTAAAGTTGTAGAAGAAGAGTTACAAGGTTTCAAGAAATGGTGTAACCAACATCAATGGAAGGTATGTTTTGCTTCACATTTATTTGATTCTGACAACCAATTTGCAGGTTCTGACGGGCAAAGAATCAGCGATTTCAATGAACTATTGTCTAATCCGGAGGTTAAAGCAATTTTTTGTGCAAGAGGGGGTTACGGTTCTGCAAGAATTATTGACCATGTCAATTGGGATTTATTAAAAAAATATCCGAAGTGGATTTGCGGTTATAGCGATATCACAGCCATTCACCAACACCTCCTTAATCAATATAAATGCCCTTCTTTGCATTGCCTCATGCCATTGTCATTCGTGCAATATAACGACCCTTTATTTCATGAATCTGCATCATTAACAGCACATTTTCTAAAGACAAGTGAACTCACTTATTCATTGCCACAGGGACAAGATGTTCATGATATCGAAAGTGCTCAAATTACAGGCGGCAACCTATCTGTGCTTTATAGTTTAATGGGTTCAAAGAGTTTATCGCACAATACAGGAAGAATCGTATTTATTGAAGACTTGGACGAATATCTATATCACATTGACCGCATGTTCAATTCACTGCAAAGGAGTGGTTTTTTTGAAGGAGTCAAACTGATTATTTCTGGCGGACTTACGGATATGCATGACAACACTGTTCCTTTTGGGAAAACAGCTGAGGAGATTTGTGCATACTATGCAAACAAATTAAACATTCCTTATTTATCAAATTTCCCTGTTGGACATATAGCTATGAATTTTCCAATCCCAATTGGATGGTTTGCTTCGATTAAAAATAATAAAATTACTTTTGCAATCAGGTGA
- a CDS encoding saccharopine dehydrogenase NADP-binding domain-containing protein translates to MKQHILILGAGRSSGSLINYLGKWTKKSPISLTVADLDLDLVRKKTIDYPHIQVVKINISDAVHMENLIIDATIVVSMLPHLFHLKVAKLCLKHSKHMLTASYAKHEIKVLNKKAKEKNLVFLFELGADPGIDHLSACRIIENIKNKDGKIHSFKSFTGALMSLKDELDNPWKYKFTWNPKNVVIAGQGEMARYRENKLTYYVPYPRLFSKLWSFDLPNVGSYEAYANRNSLDYSKHYKIDGVPTIIRGTLRRPGFCEAWYALALLGATENITKINIPTDYTYKDFFLKLTDSADTFSNKHIFEQLIRTSLSKEAWEKIQYLELDSEKIIPYGTYTAAEILEKILLEKWKLNEQDKDMLLMYHEVEYTIDHKHYQHTSLMSLEGKDVYHTAISDTVGLPLAMGVKLLATGKIKETGVILPFHSEIYIPILNELSEFGITFIENETEIK, encoded by the coding sequence ATGAAACAGCATATATTGATTTTAGGAGCGGGGCGTTCTTCCGGGAGTCTGATAAACTATCTTGGAAAATGGACTAAAAAGAGTCCCATTTCATTAACAGTCGCAGACTTAGATCTCGACTTAGTTCGAAAGAAGACAATTGATTACCCTCATATTCAAGTAGTTAAAATTAACATTTCTGATGCAGTACACATGGAAAATCTTATTATTGATGCAACTATTGTTGTGTCCATGCTTCCCCATTTATTCCATCTTAAAGTAGCCAAACTTTGTTTAAAACATTCTAAACACATGCTCACCGCAAGCTATGCGAAGCATGAAATCAAAGTGCTAAATAAAAAGGCAAAAGAAAAGAACTTAGTTTTTCTTTTTGAACTGGGTGCTGATCCCGGTATTGACCATTTATCTGCATGCAGAATCATAGAGAATATTAAGAATAAGGATGGAAAGATTCATAGTTTCAAGAGTTTCACAGGAGCACTGATGTCATTAAAGGACGAATTGGATAACCCATGGAAGTATAAGTTCACATGGAACCCAAAAAACGTAGTTATTGCAGGGCAGGGAGAAATGGCAAGGTATCGCGAGAATAAGCTCACATACTATGTCCCTTATCCACGGCTCTTCAGCAAGCTTTGGTCATTTGATCTTCCAAACGTGGGGAGCTATGAAGCTTATGCAAACCGTAATTCTCTTGATTATTCAAAACATTACAAGATTGATGGTGTACCAACCATCATAAGAGGAACCTTGCGCAGACCAGGTTTTTGTGAAGCATGGTATGCCTTAGCTTTGCTTGGTGCGACAGAAAACATTACTAAAATCAACATACCAACTGACTATACATATAAAGACTTTTTTTTAAAACTTACAGATTCAGCGGATACATTTTCCAATAAGCACATTTTTGAACAACTCATTCGTACTTCGTTGAGCAAAGAAGCATGGGAGAAAATCCAATATCTTGAATTAGATTCTGAGAAAATTATTCCCTACGGTACATACACTGCTGCTGAAATTTTGGAAAAAATATTGTTAGAGAAATGGAAACTCAATGAGCAAGATAAAGATATGTTGTTGATGTATCATGAAGTAGAATACACAATAGATCATAAGCACTACCAACATACCAGCTTAATGTCGCTTGAAGGGAAAGATGTATATCATACGGCAATCAGCGATACTGTTGGATTGCCTCTTGCAATGGGAGTGAAACTATTAGCAACAGGAAAAATCAAAGAAACAGGTGTAATACTACCCTTCCATTCAGAAATATACATTCCCATCCTTAATGAATTAAGCGAATTTGGCATTACATTTATTGAAAATGAAACAGAAATTAAATGA